In Ignavibacteria bacterium, the sequence ACCTTCTCTTAAGAGAAGCTGATGCAATATTTGATGAAGACGCTGAAATGTGCAAACGTATCGGCGTAAACGGCGCTGAGCTTATCACTGATAAAATGACGATTTTAACTCACTGTAATGCAGGTGAGCTGGCTACCGGCGGCATTGGTACAGCCCTTGGAATTATTTATACAGCTAAACAGCAGGGTAAGGACCTGTTTGTGTATGCAGATGAAACCCGTCCGCTGCTGCAGGGCTCAAGGTTAACAGCTTACGAGCTGGCGCAGAATGAAATTGATTTCGATATAATAATTGATTCAATGGCTGCCAACTTGATGAAAGATGAAATGATAGATTGTGTAATTGTCGGCGCAGACAGGATAGCTTCAAACGGTGATGTTGTAAATAAAGTAGGAAGCTACTCACTTGCTGTTAACTGCGCGTTTCATAAAATTCCATTTTATGTAGCTGCGCCGGGCAGTACCATTGATTTTGAAATTCCGGACGGCTCAAAAATAGAAATTGAAGAACGTGACCCCGAAGAAGTTACCAGGGTGAACGGAGAAAAGATAACATTATCAGATTACAGTGTTATGAATCCCGCATTTGATCTTGTTCCTAATGAGCTTGTTACTGCTATCATAACCGAATATAAAGTGCATTACCCGCCGTATAATTTCGGCAGTTTGAAACAAATGTTCAGTTCATACATTCAAACTCTCAGAAACGAAGAAGAAAGTTAATGCCAATAGTCCAAACAGAAGCAGTGATATTAAAGTGTGATAATTACAGGGAAACCAGCAAGATCATCACTTTTTTTACGCTTTCACACGGTAAATTAAAATGTATCGCCAAAGGTGTCCGCAATTCCAGGTCACGCTGGGGCGGCGCTCTGCAAACTATGGCTCTTGTAAAAATAATGTTTTATTACAAAGAAACCAGGACACTGCATCTAATTTCAGGCGCCGAGCATCTAATTACTTTAAACAGTATTTATGATGATTTTGATAAAATGCAGTTCGGGTACAGAATGATAGAGCTTGTTAACAAAACTACTGCAGAATACCAGGAAAATACAAAAATTTACAATTTACTTGCAAATTCGCTGCAGATCCTGGAAAGTGCAACTAAAAACTATGTTAATGTGTTATTTAACTTTGAGCTTAGGCTGCTTGAGCTCTTAGGCTATAATATCAATATAGATGTATTACCCGGTGAGAATGTTGATTTTAAGGCTCAAAATAAATATTTTTACGAAAACAGGTTTTCACCAGGAGAGCAGAAAACCCTCGAGGTTTT encodes:
- the recO gene encoding DNA repair protein RecO, with the translated sequence MPIVQTEAVILKCDNYRETSKIITFFTLSHGKLKCIAKGVRNSRSRWGGALQTMALVKIMFYYKETRTLHLISGAEHLITLNSIYDDFDKMQFGYRMIELVNKTTAEYQENTKIYNLLANSLQILESATKNYVNVLFNFELRLLELLGYNINIDVLPGENVDFKAQNKYFYENRFSPGEQKTLEVLSGGNFNSMMALNISKQQVFALEKFFENYLRDHFEHAGFSNAKKVFNSLKLF
- the mtnA gene encoding S-methyl-5-thioribose-1-phosphate isomerase — encoded protein: MTDKLEYTNKHELIFLDQTLLPLKEKYQKTKSYKDVAEAIQKLKIRGAPLIGIAAAYGVVMGVHHYDTDNRKNFEIHFYKVTETLRTSRPTAKNLFYALDRMTKVFEENIDKDFIEIEDLLLREADAIFDEDAEMCKRIGVNGAELITDKMTILTHCNAGELATGGIGTALGIIYTAKQQGKDLFVYADETRPLLQGSRLTAYELAQNEIDFDIIIDSMAANLMKDEMIDCVIVGADRIASNGDVVNKVGSYSLAVNCAFHKIPFYVAAPGSTIDFEIPDGSKIEIEERDPEEVTRVNGEKITLSDYSVMNPAFDLVPNELVTAIITEYKVHYPPYNFGSLKQMFSSYIQTLRNEEES